The following DNA comes from Anopheles coustani chromosome 2, idAnoCousDA_361_x.2, whole genome shotgun sequence.
AACGCAGCTTGTTGCAATGGGGCCACTTCGGTCAATATAGACGAGAGCAAGTGGAGCAACGTATTCGTTCGATAAGTTGCTGGTATTGGTACTACTGCTGCATTCTCTTCTTCCCCGGCTAAACTACGTACCGTAGCGATCGGCGTTTCCTTCAGCTGTTTCAGATAGGGCTCAAACCATCGATTCAGAAGCATTTCCAATTCCTCCTTGCGCAAACGACCGATGAACGTAAGGATGGTTGCCCTAAAAGGACCACCCGAGCCGGTACCACCAAGATTTTGGGTGATCTTACCATCCAACACTTTCAGCATCAGCTGCACCACCTTCGGCCGGTGTTCTTCGGCGATCTTCGTACGTCCACTGACCGCACTACCATCATCGTCCCCATCTTCATCTTCCGGCTCGTCTTCCGTAGGCACGAACACCGAGAGGAGGGCGTTTTTCAGCGTTTTCTCACTCGTCAGGCGGAAAATGAAATCCTTGTAAGGCACGAGTTGTTCGTCGCCGAAGGCAAAAATTCCATTCAAGGCCGCCTTCTGAATTTCCTCATTCCGACTGCTGGCGAGCGTTTCGTACACCGTGTATAGCCGGGACGCGTGTTTGCGAAGCGATTTTCGGCCCAGCTCGGTGCATATATTCAGGTAGCACAGTAGCACCTGCTGCGTGCCAATGCCGGCCCCTTTACTACTTTTCCGTCGGATTTCGCTATCCACCTTGGTTTCCGTGGGTTCCTCTCCAAGGACCGCATTTGTTTTAGATTCTTTCGATTCCAGAAAAGCAAAGAATCGCTCCGCTATACTGTCCCCTTTCGAGCGACAAAAGTAGCTGCACTGTTGAAGCGTGCGAAGCAGCTGAATGCGAATGTTATGATAGTCGATATTTGGTTTCTTCATAAACGAGTCGATCACTTTTGGAAACAAACGATCTACGGTATCGTCTTCGGTATCCATCGATTCCGTCTGTTCGTCCTCTTCGTCTGCAGGGGCTGAACTTTGACAATCCGCATGCGGTTGTTTCCCCTCCGCCAGCCGCATCATAGAATCGAACACTTTCCAGAACAGTTGTTCGTCGCTCTTGACCATATTGTCGCCGTAGCTTTGCACGATCGATGCAGCCGGTGCCCACAGGAGCTTAAAGTTGACGGCGAACGTAGACAGCATGTACTGGAGCACGGTCTCAGTCCACTCGTTGCGTGCCACGTTGGCTGCCTGCTGGTACATTTGGCTGTCGTACGCAAGATGCTGGAAGAGGATCACCTGTCCGCGATAAGTTTGAACTAGCGGCTCGATGTTTTCAATCTTAGCAATCGTGCTGTAAAGCGGACCCATAGCAACAGCCAGCTCGGAGAGGTGTTCGAATTTTGCTAGAATTCCACTAGCCAAGCGCCGGACGCTCATATCGTACGAAAACAACAATGGATGTATAAACGGTCGCATGCGTTCGAAGCGGGCAAAAGTTAACAAACTTTTACGCTGTTCGGCCATGAAAGTTACCAGCAGGTGGATAGTGTTTAGCAGTAGGCAATCTTGTTTCATCACAAGGGGAAGCAGCCGCTCGAGCAGATCGAAGTATTCCTTTCCTTCGATTTCCTTCATATGAATGATCGTTTCCACGGTAACCCCCAGAAATGGAATAattttttcaatcaacttGTTCGTGCTCTTGTTAGGCTTATCTTGTTGCACAAATTGTACGGCATACGTGATAGTGTCTTTCAGGGTACTGACCGCATTCTGCTTGGCACGAAAGTTTGCAAGGTGCGGTAACGCGATAAGCGCACTAAGGTACAGCTCGGAATTTGCCAGCACAAACTCCATCTCGACATGTTCTACAGTCAGCAATTTATTCATGTAGCGTTCCAAGTTTCCATTCGCAAGCACCTGCACCGGAAATGGTTTCCAATTTTCCAGCTGAAACCCGTTCCCACAGAGAGGCGCCTTTTGCAGCAACAATCCGGCTAGAAATCGGATCCTCGCATCGTCCAGCTCTGCCTCGAGCATTTTCACAAAGTTGGGCCATATCAACGCTTCGAACATGGGGCAATTGACTGTGGCCGCAACGAACCGCTCGTACAGTGGACGGTGGTCAAGCATGAGCACGTTCATCGTAAGCCGGCTTGCTTCCAGCTGTGTCAATCGTACGTGTTTTGACCGAAGCAGCACAATGATCTGATTCACGACCGTCTCGTTGAACTCGTCGCCCGGAGACGAAACAGTTGTAATTAGCTTTATCAACTGTGACACCGTCGAAGAAAGCGCGTCACCAAGCAGGCGACCTTCTCTGTACTCCAGCACTATTCCACTTAATTGCAGCAAGCGCGTCAGATGTTTCACCAGATGCTCTTTGTTAGCGACATTTTCATTGCCTAATTTTACGATATAACTATCAATCGAGACACGTACCACGTCCCAAAAGACAGGTATATCCTCCGGCTGAATGCATTCCACCACGTCGGTGATAGTTTGCGTCAATATTTCTTGCAAATGATCCGCCTCCGTTTCTTCCAGCTGCTCCATGATCTCGAACAGCTGCAGCAGCGTTTGCTTCGCTGACGTATGGAAGTGTTCCTGTACCCCATGGAGAACTTCGAACAGCAACTTTCCGCACGCCACCGTGTAGGCATCGTGCTTCATCTGCCATTTCAGCAACAGCTCCACGAGTTGCCGCTTGTCCTTCAGGTCGCGCGCCAGATATCCCAGACATTCCGTGGCAAAATCTACCGCGTGCGGTGGACTGCTCGTTTCGTCCAGCAGAGGCACAAGGTTATTGAAGGTAAGGCCGAAATCCGATCGTAGAACACTGCGTAGGATCTTGAACAGGTGCGCCAAACAGAGCAGCGTCCATTCGACACGATCTGCACTGGCCGAGTGTAGAAACTCTACCAACACCTCGAACAGACGAGAAAAGTACGCGTGGAAATCTTTCCGCAAATCCTTGGCAAGAGCTACCACTAGCTCCAGTAGTGGTTGTAGGGCGGAATCGGTTGTTTCACGTAGACACGCGACCAAATGCTCAACGATAGCATCCTTATTGAACAGCAGCAGTGGGAGTGTGAAGGATTCCTTGAAACCGCTCTGAAACGTAACGTACTCGCTGGACAAATTCTGCACGGACCACTTTTTTAACGCCTGATGAAAGTATGTTCCCTCGTCGGTCTCGGGAAGCTCATAGTCGGTTTCCACGCGATACAATGCACCACGACGCACATCGATCTCGTTGATGCGATCTCGAAACGATTGGAAGTGAAACTTGTTAGAGGCTGTGTGCTTCTTTGGCCGGTTCTTCATTTTGACCACTAACAGCgattattttatgttaaacTTGTAAGTTGTTGTTTCTATTCTAGCACAGAACCGGCACATGGCGCACAATGcaacgaaaacattttatttgacaGATGTCAAATCGCACgtgggtttgtttacgttccaTCCAAAGTGATTACTACTCAGGTGGGTTCATTCCGAACAAACGGAACGgattttattagttttgtttatgttttcaattttctggttgttgttgttcccaAAGTTGTTTCcaaaagtgtgaaaaatgCCGTATTTTTCTTGTTCAGCTACTTTTTGCCAGAATAACGCATGGAATATATGAAAACGCGGGGTCGATGTTATATTCCATCAATTTCCGGTAGAAGATGAAATGAGTCGTAAATGGTTTCAATTTTGTAGTCAAGAAGAGAATTAAATTCCATCAAAATCTAGTGCTGTTTACTCAGTTCATTTTAAAAGTGACGATTATCAATTAGAAAAGTCGCCTttgatgaaactaaattataattttcgaAGATTGAAACCAACAggtattttaaataatactAAAATAAGCATAatataatttcaatttgaaacaCTGCTTGTCCGAATAGCCAAtacatatcaatttctaagCCTTTCTCTCGAGCTTTCCTCTGTTTACACCTGGGATGTGCACGTACCCCGGACACCCATATACCTTCAGGTGTCCCAAATCAGGTTTCCTTCCAAACCGTTTTTCGTACGGGGTTGAACAGATCGCGACGAAAGTCTATTTTGCAAGTATGCGGCTATAAGCACCGCCTCACCCCAGTCCGCATGTCCAGGTCGTCCCCATGTCGTCCAACCTCATTCACTATATCGTATATGGAACCAGGATGGCTTCGCTATATATCCTAGATGATGTTCTCCGTAAAGTTGTGGTCAACGAGGGTAGCATCCTCTGGTAACCGTATAAACTGCAACTATCAGAACACATGGTTGTCTCACTACCTGTACTCTGTACTGTACCTGTTACTCTGTACTAACACATGGTTGTGGTGTAAACAAAACTCAGAGCGATTGTCAAAAATCAACTTCAATATGGTTGCAACGACCAGGCTATTGAGCTCACCTCTCTTAGGACCCACCTTGGTTCCATCGGTCATCAAGCCACTTCGCCAAGCCCCAGCAATGCTTGACAAACTTACAcgattcaaatttgaaattcaaatgaaaacgtGGTACTTTTTGGTCGTTTTTTAAATCAAGCATAACATTAGATGCCTATTTTGAACGAATATAATATATTTGTGTTCTTTATTTCTCTTCTATCTCTCGTAAATGCTCCCATTTAACACGCAATGCGAACTGAGCTTTCAAACGTTTCTAGAAAACTAAACGGAACTATGTATCTCGATGCACAACTATTTGGTCATTAAAAAAACCGAATTCAGCCACCGCAGCCACCATAGGAGCTCTCGATAGGTTGTTGCCGCCGTGGTTCAGTAGAAGTGGAGCTTATCCTTTTGATTCGTTTAAGCTTGCCTTTCCTTGTGTATCAGTAAGCGGCCGGAATGTTTTCATTCGAGTTGCCCTTGATGACCTTCTCGTTTTCGTTGCATGTGGCCGCCGTTACGATCACGGCCGCCATAACGGACGATTGCGCCGAACCagtggttttgtttattgtgcTATATCGTATGGGCATCATACTTTGTCGTATGTTTCGTTCCGGACGAATCAATATGATGTAAAGCTGTGGATATAGGAGATATTAAGATTCATAGcatccacaaaaaaaatcagcaaacaaaaacgtgCCGTCCCTACCTTTGGTGAGAATAAGCACACTAATGTCACCGTGGCCGACAGGCTAATTGTCATGGACATGGTAAATATTCTAAGTTGAACATTATTGGCTGTGCCGAAGTACAGCGGAATAAATGCGAGCCAAATGACGCACGTGGTATACATTGTAAAACCTGCAATAGAAACCAGCTGAGTGGCACTGTTTAAGGGGAGTACTCTATGTTAGCTTACCAATATACTTAGATTCGTTGAATGCTTCGGGTGTTTTCCGTGTGAGAACGGCGTATACGGTACAAATAACGATTAAAAATATCGGATAAAAGAACGCTATCATGTACGATGCGTCGGTGTACGAGTTGCAAACTAATAAATTATCCTCGCGTGTCGGATAGTAATGCATCGCGTGTGCAGGTGATACTATCATCCATACCGCGTTGATAAGAATCTGTTGCGGtgagaaaaggaaataaattgttCAAGCGTTTCGCATGAAATGAATATACACTTCAGTCCCACCTGAAACGACACCAGTATTCCGCAAATCACGAGCTGTGAGTGTGGGCTGATGAATGAAGGACGTTTTGCTGATTTGGTGCTAGCATTAAAGATTCGTGCGATACGATTAGTTTTTGTAAGTAGTGCAGCATAGACAACGGTAAATGAAAACCCGGACCAGAATctgcaaacaaatttaaatggtGCTCGATAAGAATGAAATCTTTAGATGTATAGATGCAAATCTGGCATTACCTTTGAACTCCACATACTATATCGTGTGGTTTTATAACAAGCGTATAAGTTACACCAAAGCAGAGCAGTATACCACTAAGCAGCACATAACTCAGTTCACGACCAGATGCCCTTACAATAGGTGTATCGTTGTGCCTGGAAATAGGTAACACTTACAAGTTAACGACAACCTTCCTTCCCGCCACAGCGGTCGGACATACTTTAGAAATACACCAATGACGAAGAATGTTATGAGTATTCCAAACGAGCTAAATGTCATGGCACCGATCGCCAGAAAAGATTCCGGTCGCAAGTACGATTCGGGAATCTGTTGGCATTCTTCGTGGTAGATATCAGGTAGCGTTCCCCTAGGGCAGTTGACACAGTGTGTCTCGTCATTAGGACTTCGGATctgaaagaaaatgataaaacgAAACCGTTAATAACCGTAATAATTCACAGCTTGTACCAGACTACCTGATATTGCGTGCAATTGAAGCAATGCCAACAGCATCCTTCTCCTTCGACATATTTTTTGGCCTGACCACGTTCACAGGGTCTGCTGCACACCGACTCGGGGGGCATAGAATCCTTGGTGCGAAATTGAatatctacaaaaaaaaaattaaaaattaattacttacggaatttgctttcaatcgatTAGATAAACATGTCAATGAAGAAGAATCAAACCATACCATGCATATTCAAACGCAATTCGCCCTGGTAGTATTCGCCTACTTTGATCCACTTGTACCGCTCCGGCGCAACCTGCTTGAAGTGGATTATATTGTAGCGGGCTGGTCCATCGCCGTTCAAATCGAAATTGAAGCGATCACCGCTAAGACCGATGAAATCGGCTTTGCGCAGGTACTTCAGCAGCTCCGATCCCTTGGTGGGGTTCATTGCATCACAAAGCCCCGGTCTACCTCCACAAAGTTCCTGGTGCATGTTTCTAGATGATCCAACAAAGTTAAGTTAAAGATGATCCCTTCCTAATATCACTTTAAAACAATACCCATTGTATTCCAAAATTACCTCAATGCATATCCAAATGCCATCACTGCATCGCTAACGAACTGTAGCTGATCCTCGAAGTCTAGATCTCCTTTGGAGAGCTTTTCCGTGGTTGAACATGTGCGTGTGTAGTCCTTATTGTACGGCGTGTACGGTGACTGTGGATACTTACAaaggaaattattttcccaGAATTCTGTAACGTAAAGGATATTTTTTAGAAGTTTATCATAACTGAACAAATGTAGTCGGCTTGATAAAGTAGAATCGAAGCGACCCGAATTCACCTACCTACGAACCAAGGGTTacgtttattgttgtttacGGTTAGGTTGAGAAAATAGTCTTCAAATCCTATCACTGGATTCGCTTGCGGCTGAACGGACAGTGTGCCTTCGACCTCCGCCTCGTTGCCATCCGACACCAGATTCCGGGCACTCCAACCGTCCGATCCTATCCATGAAAATACCCCTGTAACGTTTTGTCGACGGACTGCCTTCATCACTTCGGCCACCTCTTGGTCGGATCCGAATATAATAACACCTGGCATAACGGAAAGGAGTATTTTAGAGTAGGAGAAAA
Coding sequences within:
- the LOC131264849 gene encoding metabotropic glutamate receptor 2-like produces the protein MALFNAVKMTNTLWIVGAIVVVCFIELIVSREVYDHLEHNLRRSHNRGFHQQEQHQHQHTHHQYNNVNHNGNHHHNNGNGFRQTYCGRQVKFYEKHHIKHTNGGHHQVGLRDDTIPAKHKRHYGSQHQRSNSSSFVGHHPAAPWMHGANGDTLLMMQDDEGAAGGVTGPKPFKHGVVPVWPVKREAVVEGDLILGGLMMVHSREDSVTCGPIMPQGGIQALETMLYTLDKINEQGLVPNVTIGAHILDDCDKDTYGLEMAVDFIKGSISNIDDINDYDNCSKGHKKKIISGVVGAASSVTSIQVANLLRLFKIPQVSFFSTSPELSNKQRFEYFSRTIPSDHYQVKAIVDIVQKLGWSYISIIYEESNYGIKAFEELDDLLSKHSICIAVKEKLVKDSGVAETSAYDNIVLKLLTKPRAKGVIIFGSDQEVAEVMKAVRRQNVTGVFSWIGSDGWSARNLVSDGNEAEVEGTLSVQPQANPVIGFEDYFLNLTVNNNKRNPWFVEFWENNFLCKYPQSPYTPYNKDYTRTCSTTEKLSKGDLDFEDQLQFVSDAVMAFGYALRNMHQELCGGRPGLCDAMNPTKGSELLKYLRKADFIGLSGDRFNFDLNGDGPARYNIIHFKQVAPERYKWIKVGEYYQGELRLNMHDIQFRTKDSMPPESVCSRPCERGQAKKYVEGEGCCWHCFNCTQYQIRSPNDETHCVNCPRGTLPDIYHEECQQIPESYLRPESFLAIGAMTFSSFGILITFFVIGVFLKHNDTPIVRASGRELSYVLLSGILLCFGVTYTLVIKPHDIVCGVQRFWSGFSFTVVYAALLTKTNRIARIFNASTKSAKRPSFISPHSQLVICGILVSFQILINAVWMIVSPAHAMHYYPTREDNLLVCNSYTDASYMIAFFYPIFLIVICTVYAVLTRKTPEAFNESKYIGFTMYTTCVIWLAFIPLYFGTANNVQLRIFTMSMTISLSATVTLVCLFSPKLYIILIRPERNIRQSMMPIRYSTINKTTGSAQSSVMAAVIVTAATCNENEKVIKGNSNENIPAAY